The following are from one region of the Nicotiana tomentosiformis chromosome 7, ASM39032v3, whole genome shotgun sequence genome:
- the LOC104103658 gene encoding uncharacterized protein: MANMVNASPIAFTKHPSPSFSFLSSQPITSSKFASDSFKSAMFSIAKRRAFFAPTLAYKNLNSEDIVDINIVELVKEDEVEEESLTNETLLYSFSPLPLIFAAALPGAGTIRSLFGPSVELVKSWNLPDWLVHWGHPGNMAVVLFAMGGYGTYLGFRIRFSDDVEEKAKAKDLHPKLLGGMFFFFALGATGGITSLLTSDKPILESPHAVTGFIGLTLLTIQTILPALFEGNPGLRNVHGILGSGIMTLFLVHVALGLQLGLSY; encoded by the exons ATGGCTAATATGGTGAATGCTTCACCAATTGCTTTCACCAAACACCCCTCtccttctttttctttccttagttcTCAACCAATTACCTCCTCCAAATTTGCTTCTGATTCTTTTAAAAGTGCAATGTTTAGCATTGCCAAAAGAAGGGCATTTTTTGCTCCTACCTTAGCTTACAAGAACTTGAATTCTGAAGATATTGTTGATATAAATATAGTTGAATTAGTGAAAGAAGATGAAGTGGAAGAAGAGTCTTTGACAAATGAGACACTTTTGTATTCATTCAGTCCTTTGCCGTTGATTTTTGCTGCTGCTCTTCCTGGAG CTGGAACTATAAGGTCTTTGTTTGGTCCTTCTGTTGAGCTTGTAAAATCATGGAATTTACCAGATTGGCTTGTGCATTGGGGTCATCCTGGTAACATG GCTGTTGTCCTCTTTGCTATGGGTGGATATGGGACTTACCTTGGTTTCCGAATACGCTTTTCTGATGATGTG GAGGAAAAGGCCAAAGCCAAAGATTTGCATCCAAAACTTCTAGGAGGAATGTTCTTCTTCTTTGCTCTTGGAGCTACTGGTGGAATAACATCACTACTTACTTCAGATAAGCCTATTTTAGAAAG TCCTCATGCTGTCACAGGTTTTATTGGCCTAACTCTTTTGACTATACAGACCATTTTACCTGCACTATTTGAG GGAAATCCCGGgttgaggaacgttcatggcataTTGGGTAGTGGCATAATGACTTTGTTTCTAGTTCACGTGGCACTTGGACTTCAGCTTGGATTAAGTTACTAA